One genomic window of Sulfurovum lithotrophicum includes the following:
- a CDS encoding cytochrome-c peroxidase: MKLFTYVFFLMSVYIGTALSAPIKPLPQSVKADWKKVPLGQKLFFDPHLSADGTVSCASCHDLEKGGDDGLKYSVGVSGKKGNINAPTVYNAVFNFRQFWDGRAEDLKAQVFGPIENPVEMNMTMAQTVDKLKKDPMYVSEFARIYSDGITQENVADAIAEYEKTLITPNAPFDRYLKGKQGAISREAEEGYKLFTSKGCIICHNGVNVGGNFYNKFGIFKDANSSSLGRFNITKREEDKYVFKVPSLRNVALTAPYMHDGRARTLQEAVGIMSEHQLGRYITEDEIRKIVAFLESLTGELPKSARKN; encoded by the coding sequence ATGAAGCTGTTTACATATGTTTTTTTCCTGATGTCAGTATACATAGGTACGGCTTTGTCTGCTCCCATAAAACCACTCCCCCAAAGCGTGAAAGCGGACTGGAAAAAAGTTCCGTTAGGCCAAAAGCTTTTTTTTGATCCCCACCTGTCAGCAGATGGTACGGTTTCCTGTGCCAGCTGTCATGATCTTGAGAAAGGGGGAGATGATGGCTTGAAGTACTCCGTCGGTGTCAGTGGAAAAAAAGGGAATATCAATGCACCCACCGTTTACAATGCCGTCTTTAATTTCAGGCAGTTCTGGGATGGACGTGCCGAAGATCTCAAAGCACAGGTCTTCGGTCCCATTGAGAATCCCGTAGAGATGAACATGACTATGGCACAGACTGTGGATAAATTGAAAAAAGATCCAATGTATGTATCTGAGTTTGCAAGAATATACTCCGACGGCATTACGCAGGAGAATGTTGCCGATGCCATTGCAGAGTATGAAAAAACCCTTATTACACCCAATGCACCTTTTGACCGCTATCTGAAAGGAAAGCAGGGTGCCATAAGCCGAGAGGCTGAAGAGGGATACAAGCTCTTTACATCCAAGGGATGCATCATCTGTCATAATGGCGTTAATGTGGGAGGGAATTTTTACAACAAGTTCGGTATTTTTAAAGATGCCAACAGCAGCTCCCTGGGACGTTTCAATATTACCAAACGTGAAGAAGACAAATATGTCTTTAAGGTACCTTCCCTGAGGAATGTAGCATTGACCGCACCCTATATGCATGACGGCCGGGCCCGGACGCTTCAGGAAGCTGTCGGGATCATGTCGGAGCACCAGCTTGGAAGGTATATAACGGAGGATGAGATCAGGAAGATCGTTGCCTTTCTCGAATCATTAACGGGTGAGCTACCCAAAAGTGCCAGGAAGAACTGA
- a CDS encoding response regulator transcription factor produces MRILTVGFDDEYVKELEKELDKYFICIVDNAKDLYDATNFTDFRHYELVIIVDEGVKFSLERYVNEVKKKKSETKIMILTDDYRQQESFFALGVDDVIYNHCEHPDLIAARVLANMRHLFGTTVDIGKLVIDISNKKIEYDEKIVSLNGKTFDILAYLALRKQRVFSKDEIINALWEEPEYVSDNTVEVAINQIRKRLKSILGFQVIHTVRRRGYKFSY; encoded by the coding sequence ATGAGAATATTAACTGTAGGCTTCGATGACGAGTATGTCAAAGAGCTCGAAAAAGAATTGGACAAATATTTTATTTGTATTGTAGACAATGCCAAAGACCTGTACGACGCAACGAATTTTACGGACTTTAGACATTATGAGCTGGTAATCATCGTTGATGAGGGAGTGAAGTTCTCTCTTGAGCGTTATGTAAATGAAGTGAAAAAGAAAAAGAGTGAAACAAAGATCATGATCTTGACGGATGATTACCGTCAGCAGGAATCTTTCTTTGCTCTGGGTGTGGATGATGTCATTTACAACCATTGCGAACATCCTGATCTTATTGCGGCAAGGGTCCTTGCGAACATGAGACATCTCTTCGGTACAACGGTTGATATCGGCAAGCTGGTCATTGATATCTCCAACAAAAAGATCGAATACGATGAGAAGATCGTTTCCCTCAATGGCAAGACCTTTGACATACTTGCCTATTTGGCACTGCGTAAACAGAGGGTCTTCTCGAAAGATGAGATCATCAATGCGCTTTGGGAAGAGCCGGAGTATGTTTCTGACAACACTGTGGAAGTTGCTATTAACCAGATTAGAAAGCGTCTTAAAAGTATACTTGGATTCCAGGTGATCCATACTGTGAGAAGACGTGGATATAAGTTCTCGTATTAA
- a CDS encoding EAL domain-containing protein, protein MKLIKTLQKRVDSFYLFFVFFAILLISLFFYLLHGDRKIRHYDEYRQVLQEMDALEHQLDSIFFKKYQFLDYDETSHLSKAFEEKIAFFKKSALREEFGEHIYDDFRTVEEVFKQKSDLLIRFEALNANLTNSIHSMYDLKREINNRHKHDAKNLDLINTLFFQVGQIYMGLPYDKAAFKRSLSLLKVCGNEDKLLQYLCLHLENFVANTVKLDAIIEENAHIGLSKKIIHLSNEMNLRYNQVREEQKMIGLGFFGLAFFMLFLLVFNYIRVKKAAKELLAFRYAIENSDNVIMITDAGRYIEYVNDAFELETGYKKEEVYGKNPNILKSGLVRPEVYKEMNETLDRGEKWEGELINKRKDGSLIYERASIVPIFMDGELQQYLAIKLDVTEYIRQQKILQQAATVYENIADGIVITDEHKNIVSVNPAFCDLFGYREEELLGKEPMVIMLLKKDIVFYKNMWQKLLSQGRWSGRVENRAKNGELIPIWLTIAAVKNENGKIQNYIAIYTNLKEIIEMEEKANYLAYHDSLTDLPNRIRFESYMADTLALAKRDKQTIAVLFIDLDRFKVINDTLGHQIGDEMLVRLARRIGNQLESNAFFARIGGDEFVVVMYLKEHRKEAGILAESLLKVIREPIRIQDYYLYTTASIGIAVYPDDGEDRSEIVKHADSAMYHAKEKGKDTYRFYTGQLSLDVQSRLDLEQELLHALGKNEFSLQYQPQYSLKSGRVNGAEALLRWKNTHLGVVSPDRFISVAEETGIIIDLGYFVFEEACKTYMQWKKEGVEIDSISINFSSIQFREEHIFDRLQEIILRTGIPADKIEVEITERFIMEYSTTNLTILEELRNIGCKISIDDFGTGYSSMSYLKSLAIDTIKIDKSFIMDLPHNSNDAEVSKAIIALSKSLGYEVIAEGIETEEQEAFLKEHGCDTGQGFYFAKPMSADDFIGFYKAHKQNKIKK, encoded by the coding sequence ATGAAACTGATAAAAACACTGCAAAAGAGGGTAGACAGTTTTTATCTTTTTTTTGTATTTTTTGCCATACTCCTCATTTCCCTCTTTTTCTATCTGCTTCATGGCGACAGAAAGATACGGCATTATGACGAGTATCGGCAAGTCCTTCAGGAAATGGATGCACTTGAACACCAACTGGATTCGATCTTTTTTAAAAAATACCAATTCCTGGACTATGATGAAACAAGTCACCTTTCCAAAGCATTTGAAGAGAAGATAGCCTTTTTCAAGAAGAGTGCGCTGAGAGAGGAGTTCGGGGAACATATCTATGATGATTTCAGGACTGTAGAAGAGGTGTTTAAACAAAAAAGTGATCTGCTGATACGCTTTGAGGCATTGAATGCAAACCTGACCAATTCCATACATAGCATGTACGACCTCAAAAGGGAGATCAACAATCGTCATAAGCACGATGCCAAAAATCTTGATCTGATCAATACACTTTTTTTTCAGGTAGGACAGATCTATATGGGACTCCCTTATGACAAAGCAGCATTCAAGCGATCGCTCTCTTTGCTTAAAGTGTGCGGTAATGAAGACAAACTGCTTCAGTATCTCTGTCTGCATCTTGAAAATTTTGTTGCCAATACTGTAAAACTCGATGCAATCATAGAAGAGAATGCACACATAGGGCTTTCCAAGAAGATTATTCACCTTTCGAATGAGATGAATCTACGTTATAACCAGGTTCGAGAAGAGCAAAAAATGATAGGATTAGGCTTCTTTGGCTTGGCCTTTTTCATGCTGTTTCTTCTGGTCTTTAATTATATCCGGGTCAAAAAAGCGGCAAAAGAGCTGCTGGCTTTCCGTTATGCCATAGAGAACAGTGACAATGTGATTATGATTACCGATGCAGGTCGGTACATAGAGTATGTCAATGATGCTTTTGAGTTAGAAACAGGGTATAAAAAAGAGGAAGTGTACGGCAAGAACCCCAATATTCTTAAATCCGGTCTTGTACGTCCAGAGGTCTATAAAGAGATGAATGAGACACTTGACCGGGGAGAAAAGTGGGAGGGGGAATTGATCAACAAAAGAAAAGACGGCTCTCTCATTTACGAGAGAGCATCCATCGTTCCTATATTCATGGATGGTGAACTGCAACAGTATCTGGCCATCAAGCTTGATGTCACAGAGTATATCCGGCAGCAGAAAATACTGCAGCAGGCTGCAACAGTGTATGAGAATATCGCAGACGGTATCGTCATTACCGACGAGCATAAAAATATTGTTTCTGTCAATCCTGCCTTTTGTGATCTGTTTGGCTACAGGGAAGAGGAGCTGTTAGGTAAAGAACCTATGGTCATTATGTTATTGAAAAAAGATATCGTTTTTTATAAAAATATGTGGCAAAAGCTGTTGTCTCAGGGAAGATGGTCAGGAAGAGTTGAAAACAGGGCGAAGAACGGAGAGCTTATCCCTATATGGCTTACCATTGCGGCAGTGAAAAATGAGAACGGAAAAATTCAAAACTATATTGCCATCTATACGAATCTCAAAGAGATTATCGAAATGGAAGAAAAGGCCAACTATCTTGCCTACCATGACAGTCTGACAGATTTGCCCAACCGTATACGTTTTGAAAGTTATATGGCCGATACTCTGGCCCTGGCAAAAAGAGATAAACAGACTATAGCGGTACTTTTTATCGATCTGGACCGATTCAAAGTGATCAATGATACACTGGGGCATCAAATCGGTGACGAAATGCTTGTCCGGCTTGCCCGTCGTATCGGGAATCAGTTGGAAAGCAATGCCTTTTTTGCACGCATAGGAGGCGATGAGTTTGTGGTGGTCATGTACCTGAAAGAGCACAGGAAAGAGGCAGGCATATTGGCAGAAAGCCTACTGAAAGTTATCCGTGAGCCTATCAGAATACAGGACTACTATCTCTATACGACAGCAAGTATCGGTATTGCCGTCTATCCCGATGACGGTGAAGACAGAAGTGAGATTGTCAAGCATGCAGATTCGGCAATGTATCATGCTAAAGAAAAAGGAAAAGACACTTACCGGTTCTATACCGGTCAGTTGTCACTGGATGTTCAGTCAAGACTGGATCTTGAACAGGAGTTGCTGCATGCACTGGGCAAAAATGAATTCTCTCTTCAGTATCAGCCCCAGTATTCACTCAAAAGTGGCAGAGTGAACGGTGCAGAAGCACTCCTGCGGTGGAAGAATACACATCTCGGTGTTGTCTCTCCTGACAGGTTTATCTCTGTTGCCGAGGAGACGGGAATCATTATTGATCTCGGATATTTTGTTTTTGAAGAAGCATGCAAAACCTATATGCAATGGAAAAAAGAGGGAGTTGAGATCGACAGTATTTCCATTAATTTCTCAAGTATACAGTTCAGAGAAGAGCATATTTTTGACCGACTCCAGGAGATCATTCTGCGTACGGGTATCCCTGCAGATAAAATAGAGGTAGAGATCACGGAACGTTTCATTATGGAATATTCGACGACCAACCTTACCATTCTTGAAGAGCTGCGTAACATCGGCTGTAAGATTTCTATCGATGATTTTGGGACAGGCTATTCATCCATGAGCTACCTCAAAAGCCTGGCGATCGATACGATCAAGATCGATAAATCCTTCATTATGGACCTGCCTCACAATTCCAATGATGCAGAAGTCTCCAAAGCGATCATCGCACTTTCGAAGAGTTTGGGGTATGAGGTTATAGCGGAAGGCATAGAGACGGAGGAACAGGAAGCATTTTTAAAAGAACACGGATGTGACACAGGCCAGGGCTTTTACTTCGCCAAACCTATGTCGGCAGATGATTTTATCGGTTTTTATAAAGCGCATAAGCAAAATAAAATAAAAAAATAG
- the argB gene encoding acetylglutamate kinase, with protein sequence MKHKIDVVKTLLDALPFIKKFSNEKIVVKYGGAAQTSAELKEQFAQDIVLLHLVGMKPIIVHGGGKSITRLLADLGVDTTFVDGQRVTTKEVMRIVEMVLSGEINKEIVSLLDNHGAKAIGISGKDGGFLKGMPKDFENFGYTGLIEDIDPEIVDNIIDDDAVPVIAPIAGSNILGHPGFNINADLAASRIAVALEARKILFLTDTPGVLDKEMELITNLSIEQTEALKEDGTIQGGMVPKVDACIEALRGGVKKAHIIDGRVEHSLLLEILTSTGVGTCIEL encoded by the coding sequence ATGAAACATAAGATCGATGTTGTCAAAACACTATTGGATGCCCTTCCGTTCATCAAGAAATTCTCCAATGAAAAGATCGTTGTCAAATACGGCGGTGCCGCGCAGACAAGTGCCGAGCTTAAAGAACAGTTTGCACAGGATATCGTACTGTTGCATCTAGTTGGAATGAAACCCATTATCGTACACGGCGGGGGTAAAAGCATTACCCGGCTTTTGGCGGACCTGGGCGTAGATACCACGTTTGTAGACGGGCAGCGTGTAACGACCAAAGAGGTGATGCGTATCGTCGAAATGGTACTTTCAGGTGAGATAAACAAAGAGATCGTCTCGCTTCTGGACAATCATGGGGCCAAAGCTATAGGCATCTCCGGAAAGGACGGTGGCTTTCTCAAAGGTATGCCAAAGGATTTTGAGAACTTTGGTTATACCGGTTTGATAGAAGATATCGACCCGGAGATCGTTGACAATATCATCGATGACGATGCCGTTCCTGTGATCGCTCCTATTGCAGGCAGTAATATTCTGGGACATCCCGGGTTCAATATCAATGCGGACCTTGCGGCAAGCAGGATTGCTGTGGCTCTGGAAGCCAGAAAAATACTCTTTCTGACGGACACTCCCGGCGTATTGGACAAAGAGATGGAACTGATCACCAACCTGAGCATCGAGCAAACGGAAGCCCTGAAAGAGGACGGAACCATACAGGGCGGCATGGTTCCCAAGGTCGATGCCTGCATCGAAGCACTCAGAGGCGGTGTAAAAAAAGCACATATCATCGACGGACGCGTAGAACATTCACTTTTGCTGGAGATATTGACAAGTACAGGTGTGGGAACCTGTATAGAGTTGTAA
- the thrC gene encoding threonine synthase, which yields MQFIETRGNDGKKPSSVQFSEAILSPSASFGGLYVPQTLPELDRDFLTSHLSSHYKSLALDFLDRFGIDISKEVLEAAVDRYDGFDNPQNPVPVVQIENDCFVSELYHGQTRAFKDMALQPFGYILSKTAQQRGENYLIMAATSGDTGPATLETFKNQANIKVACLYPDGGTSDVQRLQMVTEDAENLKVIGVKGNFDDTQHALKELLASEDFKAQLEARGIKLSAANSVNFGRIIFQIIYHIHSYLALVREEAIAMGEEVYMVVPSGNFGNALGAYYAKKAGLPVKKILIASNINNILSDWINTGIYDISDRELVLTESPAMDILKSSNIERVMFDKFGAERTKELMEALNANQRFELTPEELASLQEDFAATFSNDEEGEAVIAEYAKKGYIMDPHTATCFKAYRDLREEKIPTILYSTAEWTKFSTTVSKALGHVAENDLEALKWVSEKANVPVPFMISALFGKPVIHDTIVDKEDIKGEMLNFL from the coding sequence ATGCAATTTATTGAGACACGGGGAAATGACGGGAAGAAACCCTCATCCGTACAGTTTTCGGAAGCGATACTCAGCCCGAGTGCCAGTTTTGGGGGGCTTTATGTTCCCCAGACCCTCCCGGAGTTAGATAGAGATTTTTTAACCAGCCACCTTTCCAGCCACTACAAGAGCCTGGCGCTTGATTTTCTCGACAGATTCGGTATCGATATTTCTAAAGAGGTGCTTGAAGCAGCCGTAGATCGTTATGACGGATTTGATAATCCTCAAAACCCTGTACCGGTTGTTCAGATCGAAAATGACTGTTTCGTCTCTGAGCTTTACCATGGGCAGACACGTGCCTTCAAAGACATGGCATTGCAGCCTTTCGGATACATTCTAAGCAAAACGGCACAGCAGAGAGGTGAAAACTATCTGATCATGGCGGCCACCAGTGGAGATACAGGGCCTGCAACGCTTGAGACATTCAAGAACCAGGCGAATATCAAGGTAGCATGTCTCTACCCGGATGGAGGGACCTCTGATGTCCAGAGACTGCAAATGGTCACCGAAGATGCCGAAAATCTCAAGGTGATCGGGGTCAAAGGAAACTTCGATGACACACAGCATGCGCTCAAAGAACTGCTGGCTTCCGAGGATTTTAAAGCCCAGCTCGAAGCACGTGGTATCAAACTTTCCGCAGCCAATTCGGTGAATTTCGGGCGGATCATCTTCCAGATCATTTACCATATCCACTCCTACCTTGCACTGGTAAGAGAGGAGGCTATTGCCATGGGTGAAGAGGTATACATGGTCGTTCCAAGCGGGAACTTCGGTAATGCACTTGGTGCCTACTATGCCAAAAAAGCGGGACTTCCGGTCAAAAAAATACTCATTGCCTCCAATATTAACAACATTTTGAGTGACTGGATCAATACGGGAATCTATGATATTAGTGACAGAGAATTGGTATTGACCGAATCGCCTGCCATGGATATTTTGAAGAGTTCCAACATCGAGCGTGTCATGTTCGATAAATTTGGTGCCGAGCGTACCAAAGAACTGATGGAAGCGCTGAACGCAAACCAAAGATTTGAGTTGACTCCTGAAGAGCTTGCTTCGCTCCAGGAGGATTTTGCAGCGACATTCTCAAATGATGAAGAGGGCGAAGCAGTGATTGCTGAATATGCTAAAAAAGGGTACATCATGGATCCGCATACGGCAACCTGTTTCAAGGCATACAGGGATCTCAGAGAAGAAAAGATCCCCACTATCCTTTACTCCACGGCGGAATGGACGAAGTTCAGTACGACAGTCTCCAAGGCGCTCGGCCATGTAGCAGAAAACGATCTTGAAGCCCTGAAGTGGGTATCTGAAAAGGCCAATGTACCTGTGCCTTTTATGATCAGCGCGCTTTTCGGTAAACCGGTGATTCATGATACAATTGTAGATAAAGAGGATATAAAAGGAGAGATGTTGAACTTCCTATAG
- a CDS encoding DUF234 domain-containing protein, with product MEECIDLDFFEDIFSMVKKNFVDDFATFQSLVSPSYLLERPYREVLSAVARGDGKFYSVLRKARLSEGAGEEIVRELVEKGILYIEPSREQPLRIHPKQKIKKELRSYRIQDKLRFGIPFMRFWFGFVTPYREELLHGEGSAFLENFEKHYERLRSLVYEQLCNDMFWQYYSKKTPLLSNGSYWDQYSEFDLLAVTSDKKVILGECKYKERKVCRNELSKLKAKAQKSGIAVDIYVLFSKNGFSNELMQSKDDSLLLFDLKDLKMLL from the coding sequence ATGGAAGAGTGTATTGATCTGGATTTCTTTGAAGATATCTTTTCTATGGTCAAAAAGAACTTTGTAGATGATTTTGCAACGTTCCAGTCTCTTGTCTCTCCCTCCTACCTGCTTGAAAGACCTTACAGGGAAGTGCTCTCTGCCGTGGCCAGAGGTGACGGGAAGTTCTACTCGGTATTACGAAAAGCACGCTTGAGTGAAGGTGCGGGAGAAGAGATTGTTCGGGAACTTGTTGAAAAAGGTATCCTCTACATAGAACCTTCACGTGAACAACCTTTGCGCATACACCCCAAACAGAAGATCAAAAAAGAGTTGCGTTCCTACCGTATACAAGACAAGCTGCGTTTTGGCATACCCTTCATGCGTTTCTGGTTCGGGTTTGTTACTCCGTACCGTGAAGAGTTGTTACATGGAGAGGGCAGTGCCTTTCTGGAGAATTTCGAGAAACATTACGAGCGTCTGCGTTCTCTGGTCTATGAACAGTTGTGTAACGATATGTTCTGGCAGTATTATAGTAAGAAAACGCCGCTGTTGAGTAATGGAAGCTACTGGGACCAGTACAGCGAATTCGATCTGCTTGCAGTCACTTCAGACAAGAAAGTGATACTCGGAGAATGCAAATACAAAGAGCGTAAAGTGTGCAGGAACGAACTATCCAAACTGAAGGCGAAAGCACAGAAGTCCGGGATAGCGGTAGATATATATGTTCTCTTTTCCAAAAACGGTTTTTCCAACGAACTGATGCAAAGTAAAGATGACAGCCTGCTGCTCTTCGACCTGAAAGATCTAAAGATGCTTCTCTAA
- a CDS encoding MBL fold metallo-hydrolase encodes MEIKIQPMGVYQTNCYIVTVDGKDFIIDPGVDATEWVLSNVTNPIAILNTHGHFDHVWSNAELKEKLDIPIYCPKDDVFMLTDDPLGQGTPKSVPDYEVEGDKLLEIAGVKIQYRHFPGHTPGCSVIEIGDVWFSGDFLFQQSIGRWDFPASSGEDMIKSLEKALKIERDYTIYPGHGLSTTLKAEQRVIPYWIEQVQSTL; translated from the coding sequence ATGGAGATTAAAATACAACCCATGGGGGTCTACCAGACCAACTGCTATATCGTCACTGTGGACGGGAAAGATTTCATCATAGACCCCGGTGTCGATGCGACAGAGTGGGTGCTGAGCAATGTTACCAATCCCATAGCCATCCTCAATACACACGGTCACTTCGACCACGTCTGGAGCAATGCAGAGCTCAAAGAGAAACTTGACATCCCCATCTACTGCCCCAAAGACGATGTTTTTATGCTCACCGACGATCCTCTTGGACAGGGCACGCCCAAAAGTGTACCAGACTACGAAGTAGAAGGTGACAAACTTCTCGAGATTGCAGGCGTGAAGATACAGTACAGACACTTTCCCGGACATACCCCGGGATGCTCCGTCATAGAGATAGGCGATGTCTGGTTCAGCGGTGACTTCCTTTTCCAGCAAAGCATCGGACGCTGGGACTTCCCGGCCTCAAGCGGTGAAGATATGATCAAAAGCCTGGAGAAAGCGCTGAAAATAGAAAGAGACTATACCATCTACCCCGGTCATGGCCTCAGCACAACTCTGAAAGCGGAGCAAAGGGTTATTCCTTATTGGATTGAACAAGTGCAGAGTACACTCTAG
- a CDS encoding tetraacyldisaccharide 4'-kinase, with amino-acid sequence MSVTQAYEQMLFHPRWYHYPVILLLLPLSILYGSWMLFRRILAYKKDFGIPIVSIGNLIVGGSGKTPFVIALASRYSDVAVISRGYGRKSNGLVEVSRRGKILVSVEQSGDEAMLMALSLPNASVIVSEDRHEAIALAKGQGAKLIILDDGFNRVEIEKYEILLEPEEIKNPFPFPSGPFREFAFTKKYADLVLKEKRDFERVVSYGDPTSRMVLVTAISNPKRLERYLPTGVVGKVYLKDHAYFEKEMLERLMQKYEAQSLLVTQKDHVKMAGFKLPVSQIKLELKIKDEVFTKIERYIQTYHS; translated from the coding sequence GTGTCAGTGACCCAAGCCTATGAGCAGATGCTCTTTCATCCCCGATGGTACCACTATCCTGTCATCCTGCTATTGCTTCCGCTCTCTATTTTGTATGGAAGTTGGATGCTGTTCCGTAGAATACTTGCTTATAAAAAAGATTTTGGTATTCCTATTGTCAGTATAGGAAATCTCATTGTCGGAGGAAGCGGTAAAACCCCTTTTGTCATTGCGCTTGCATCCCGTTACAGTGACGTTGCGGTCATTTCACGCGGATACGGCAGGAAGAGCAACGGACTGGTCGAGGTGAGCCGGAGGGGAAAGATACTTGTTTCCGTCGAGCAGAGTGGGGATGAAGCAATGTTGATGGCACTTTCCCTCCCCAATGCTTCAGTCATTGTAAGTGAGGATAGGCATGAAGCGATCGCTTTGGCAAAGGGGCAGGGGGCGAAGCTCATCATTCTTGATGATGGTTTCAACCGGGTTGAGATAGAGAAGTATGAGATCCTTCTGGAGCCCGAAGAGATCAAAAATCCATTTCCGTTCCCATCCGGTCCTTTCAGAGAGTTTGCTTTCACCAAAAAATATGCAGACCTGGTACTCAAGGAGAAAAGGGATTTTGAAAGAGTGGTAAGCTATGGAGATCCCACATCCAGAATGGTTCTTGTCACAGCCATCTCCAACCCCAAACGCCTGGAACGTTATCTTCCCACAGGAGTAGTAGGAAAAGTCTACCTGAAAGATCATGCCTATTTTGAAAAAGAGATGCTTGAAAGGCTGATGCAAAAGTATGAGGCACAAAGTCTGTTGGTCACCCAAAAGGATCATGTCAAAATGGCGGGCTTTAAGTTGCCTGTCTCCCAAATTAAGTTAGAATTAAAGATAAAAGATGAGGTCTTTACAAAAATCGAAAGATATATTCAAACCTATCATTCATAA
- a CDS encoding ferritin-like domain-containing protein, protein MNIYELLEEAILTDDIALKEELTLQCLAYCTKNEVNDVDFTPRLFETPSYASKCQIVDPRELPARKDFDTNEGLATLIHAIAHIEYSAIDLALDAVYRFPEMPVAYKIDWLEVAQDEIRHYKMLRQLLDEVGYRYGDFPVHCGLFDAANHTKDSVLDRMAIVPRYYEASGLDVNPQIIKKLENKRKNPVVARLIEVLDVIYDEEIVHVHKGDKWFKYLCEKNGLDESVYFEILERYKLLGKHRPHINVNARKEAGFTCSEILQLGAKQCQ, encoded by the coding sequence ATGAATATCTATGAACTCCTCGAAGAAGCCATCCTCACTGACGATATCGCCCTGAAAGAGGAGTTGACACTTCAGTGTTTGGCGTATTGTACCAAAAATGAAGTGAATGATGTTGATTTCACTCCCCGTCTGTTTGAAACCCCTTCCTATGCTTCCAAATGTCAGATCGTCGACCCCAGAGAACTTCCTGCACGAAAAGATTTTGATACGAACGAAGGATTGGCTACACTCATCCATGCCATTGCACACATTGAATACTCTGCCATAGACCTTGCACTCGATGCGGTCTACCGCTTCCCCGAGATGCCTGTTGCCTACAAAATAGACTGGCTGGAGGTGGCCCAGGATGAGATACGCCACTACAAAATGCTCAGGCAACTACTGGATGAGGTAGGGTACCGTTACGGGGACTTCCCTGTTCACTGCGGACTATTTGATGCAGCTAACCATACAAAAGATTCCGTATTGGACAGAATGGCGATTGTTCCGAGATACTATGAGGCTTCGGGGCTGGATGTCAATCCGCAGATCATTAAAAAGCTGGAGAACAAACGGAAAAATCCTGTGGTAGCAAGACTCATAGAAGTACTTGATGTGATCTATGATGAAGAGATCGTCCATGTCCATAAAGGGGATAAATGGTTCAAATACCTTTGCGAAAAGAACGGACTGGATGAGAGTGTCTATTTTGAAATACTCGAACGCTACAAACTTTTGGGCAAACACCGTCCCCACATTAATGTGAATGCAAGGAAAGAGGCGGGCTTCACCTGCAGTGAAATACTGCAACTGGGTGCGAAACAGTGTCAGTGA